In a genomic window of Micromonospora cremea:
- a CDS encoding enoyl-CoA hydratase-related protein produces MTSPDVLVRVSTARGVTTLTLDSPHNRNALSTGLMTQLLAGLADAVADDAVRVIVLDHTGPVFCSGADLKETAAAYASGMVPAGMLGDVLAALWDCPKPVLARVAGPARAGGLGLIAAADLAVCADEATFAFTEVRIGVIPAVISATVLPRLHPRAAAELYLTGDTFDGRRAAEIGLVTAAVPADGLDAEVRRYCDSLVRGAPGALAGAKELLRRPGTAELRAELARLSALSTGYFLSDEGREGVTAFREKRPARWVPALDV; encoded by the coding sequence ATGACCTCTCCCGACGTGCTCGTGCGGGTCTCCACGGCCCGCGGGGTGACCACCCTCACCCTGGACAGCCCGCACAACCGCAACGCGCTCTCCACCGGCCTGATGACCCAGCTGCTGGCCGGGCTGGCCGACGCGGTGGCGGACGACGCGGTCCGGGTGATCGTGCTCGACCACACCGGCCCGGTCTTCTGCTCGGGCGCGGACCTGAAGGAGACCGCCGCGGCGTACGCCAGCGGGATGGTGCCGGCCGGGATGCTGGGCGACGTGCTCGCCGCGCTCTGGGACTGCCCGAAGCCGGTGCTGGCCCGGGTCGCCGGTCCGGCGCGGGCCGGCGGGTTGGGCCTGATCGCCGCCGCCGACCTGGCCGTCTGCGCCGACGAGGCCACCTTCGCCTTCACCGAGGTGCGGATCGGGGTGATCCCGGCGGTGATCTCGGCGACCGTGCTGCCCCGCCTGCATCCGCGCGCCGCCGCCGAGCTGTACCTGACCGGGGACACCTTCGACGGCCGTCGGGCGGCCGAGATCGGCCTGGTCACCGCCGCCGTCCCGGCGGACGGGCTGGACGCGGAGGTACGCCGGTACTGCGATTCCCTGGTGCGCGGCGCCCCGGGTGCGCTGGCCGGCGCGAAGGAGTTACTGCGCCGACCGGGCACCGCCGAGCTGCGCGCTGAGCTGGCCCGGCTGTCCGCTCTGTCGACCGGCTACTTCCTCTCGGACGAGGGACGCGAGGGGGTCACCGCATTCCGGGAGAAACGACCGGCGCGCTGGGTGCCCGCTCTCGACGTCTGA